Proteins from one Pantoea cypripedii genomic window:
- a CDS encoding amino acid ABC transporter permease — MQYTFDYSVVFDSWQLLLKGAWATVELSFISGIFSLMLGIVLMIFRRGEVKILNIVSKALIEIVRNTPFLVQLFFVFFGLPLIGLKFTVTAAAITALTLNTACYIAETMRGGVNSLPKGLVEAGKALGMNNFRIFVDIILKPALRSVYPALSSQFILLLLTSSVVASISANELTYTAQVIESNSFRSFEVYTVVTGIYFVLALGLSLTLKLFGRIYFSYPNK; from the coding sequence ATTCGGTAGTTTTTGATTCCTGGCAGCTTTTGCTTAAAGGTGCCTGGGCTACTGTTGAGCTTTCTTTCATCTCAGGAATCTTTTCTCTGATGTTGGGCATCGTATTGATGATCTTTCGTCGCGGGGAAGTGAAAATATTGAATATTGTATCTAAGGCATTAATTGAAATCGTCAGGAATACGCCTTTTCTCGTGCAATTATTCTTTGTTTTTTTTGGACTACCATTAATTGGCTTGAAGTTTACCGTGACAGCCGCTGCGATTACTGCACTTACGCTTAATACAGCCTGTTATATCGCTGAAACTATGCGTGGTGGAGTAAACTCTTTGCCTAAGGGACTGGTTGAGGCAGGAAAAGCACTGGGTATGAATAATTTCAGAATCTTTGTTGATATTATTTTAAAACCAGCATTGCGCTCTGTCTATCCGGCACTCAGTAGTCAGTTTATTTTATTGCTTTTGACTTCAAGTGTAGTGGCCTCTATCTCTGCGAACGAGCTAACGTATACTGCACAAGTGATTGAATCAAACTCATTCAGGAGCTTTGAAGTTTATACTGTGGTGACTGGGATTTATTTTGTTTTGGCTTTGGGGTTGTCGCTGACTTTAAAACTCTTTGGGCGTATATATTTTTCCTATCCTAATAAGTGA